The Candidatus Krumholzibacteriia bacterium genome includes a region encoding these proteins:
- a CDS encoding FMN-binding protein — MRFLAAVFMVLLGPAGIRAEVFHSRESALRLAFAGADSVVKHEMFLSAEQAQRAGELARAPLASRLITVYTGMKDGTVTGCAFIETHRVRTLPETLLIVIGPGGRVAGVHVLAFHEPPEYGSPAAWLHQFDGRALDDALSLRGDVAGITGATLTANSVTAAIRRTLAVYAVGVAPALPRPDSVSATTGAHR, encoded by the coding sequence ATGCGCTTCCTCGCCGCCGTCTTCATGGTCCTTCTCGGCCCCGCGGGTATCCGGGCGGAGGTTTTCCACAGCCGTGAATCCGCGCTGCGCCTCGCATTCGCCGGCGCGGACAGTGTCGTGAAGCACGAGATGTTCCTGAGTGCCGAGCAGGCGCAGCGGGCGGGCGAACTGGCCCGTGCGCCGCTCGCCTCCCGGCTGATCACCGTCTACACCGGAATGAAGGACGGCACCGTGACCGGCTGCGCGTTCATTGAGACCCACCGCGTGCGCACGCTCCCCGAGACCCTGCTGATCGTGATCGGCCCGGGTGGGCGCGTTGCGGGCGTACACGTCCTCGCCTTCCACGAACCGCCGGAGTACGGCTCGCCGGCGGCGTGGCTGCACCAGTTCGACGGGCGCGCGCTGGACGACGCGCTGAGCCTGCGGGGCGACGTTGCCGGCATCACCGGCGCCACGCTCACGGCTAACTCGGTTACGGCCGCCATACGCCGCACGCTGGCCGTCTATGCGGTTGGCGTTGCCCCGGCGCTGCCCCGCCCGGATTCAGTGTCGGCCACAACCGGCGCGCACCGCTGA
- a CDS encoding phosphatase PAP2 family protein has translation MTARTTVLLDWLLPVVLLVGLTIPFWTTSLDMGIEARFYSSAAGWEQGGAEPWHALKHYGVIPAWIVGIAALVVFVSSFWNSRARTWRRPALFLVLALAIGPGVIVNDVFKENWGRPRPLDVTELGGDRAYVEPWVKSPKEMGGSFVSGHAAMGFYLLVPYFLMRRRSRTKAVAVLMLGLGYGFLVGVARMVQGAHFASDVLWAFGFTYLTALALFYAMGLHRASSAADQARAPAAGRAPSP, from the coding sequence ATGACTGCCCGTACAACTGTCCTGCTGGACTGGTTGCTGCCCGTCGTCCTGCTCGTTGGCCTGACCATTCCTTTTTGGACCACGAGCCTGGACATGGGCATCGAGGCGAGATTTTACTCGTCCGCCGCGGGCTGGGAGCAGGGCGGCGCGGAGCCCTGGCACGCGCTCAAGCACTACGGGGTGATCCCGGCCTGGATCGTGGGGATCGCCGCGCTGGTCGTTTTCGTTTCCTCCTTCTGGAACTCGCGGGCGCGCACCTGGCGGCGGCCTGCACTGTTTCTGGTGCTCGCGCTGGCCATCGGGCCCGGTGTGATCGTGAACGACGTCTTCAAGGAGAACTGGGGAAGGCCGCGCCCGCTCGATGTCACGGAACTCGGCGGCGACCGAGCCTACGTGGAGCCGTGGGTGAAGAGCCCGAAGGAGATGGGCGGCTCGTTCGTCTCCGGGCACGCCGCGATGGGGTTCTACCTGCTCGTCCCGTACTTCCTGATGCGCCGACGCTCAAGGACAAAGGCAGTCGCGGTCTTGATGCTGGGACTCGGCTACGGATTCCTGGTGGGTGTGGCGCGCATGGTCCAGGGGGCGCACTTTGCGAGCGACGTCCTGTGGGCGTTCGGGTTCACCTACCTCACCGCGCTCGCGCTCTTCTACGCAATGGGGCTGCACCGCGCTTCTTCGGCGGCGGATCAGGCTCGCGCGCCCGCCGCGGGCCGTGCTCCTTCTCCATGA